One part of the Huiozyma naganishii CBS 8797 chromosome 13, complete genome genome encodes these proteins:
- the MET18 gene encoding Met18p (similar to Saccharomyces cerevisiae MET18 (YIL128W); ancestral locus Anc_2.233), which translates to MADGANGAVGSLVVAFIANDTVNDAKAQEVAEQLAEMVGAEAKLLDIVLGLKGSITSEDSGTRRKALNCLSSVLACLDSDKLPRNEIEVMCQFYNSKLDDELLALETLSGFRSLCRMVCVTGQQVSALMKWLTDEYVPSRYLAAVRFVPFQILDGIYHNKFKDGQIVNGKLTEQFVQAYINVASGEKDPRNLLLSFQLNERISTSLPAANSHRQELFDILFSYFPITFRPPKNDPYKIANVDLKLALRSALSAAPMFAQDAFGNLVDKLSASSPTVKQDTLLTLKRCIENFGGQACADDWLPIWKALKFEVMHSVDDNDDSLALAKVTPPNAQKEDESTINNYQTALDVIRTLSRVLQQFNDKVFDTFFTHALEDLKPNFDLGKSLKQSCAIFSAIGSSNKATFDKTIESVLPLFLVNTTEVPKLKLLLMNLSFFLGSYIQVFGETQADQHAVEVPDNKLASYKDEILMILGMALTGNSKIEVTVRTLSVIQFTKLIKMKGYLTDEEIALIVQYLTETILTDNNKNIYFACLEGLKVISEFYEQLVYSVSLKQMLDLLPNSFNGLPEFHNGEYITIETILKIILDFTTSRHILVKESIVALCSKLLDVVVRDAARSSDYCFLLLSTLLSLYDNNIVLMTPETLVSIKKLVEPVLFQILEMKDDKSVIGDDYNFPLFSTLFYFINLKGVDDTQLQRYTDVLIKEYKILEKYPCRYIMPYVKILSALDKTCVFEQSGEVFHRTVELLRADGNIPQVEKVGYLEFLMVLTNKWLSDDEIEREMDLELHSDINLKILTWVGKGLVMRSSKLGPKILKQFIELLSDKQSGALVSKLFEVFVIDINTMKRYKGCGTANNVKALYKQKFFSDIFKTLVALYRSNADMDIKCNCLTALSMVLKHTPSQLIEPFMNDLLPMLLQALEMPNSEVRVSSLETLSDVTEKFHQLITEHTSTLIPLLLKLVVPGTHNNAAVRLMSLKLLEVIAAVVPLNYCLEFKEQVIVGLLKPLSDKKRIIRKQSIDTRQVYFELGQVPFE; encoded by the coding sequence ATGGCAGACGGTGCGAACGGTGCCGTTGGGTCTCTGGTTGTGGCGTTTATCGCAAACGATACCGTGAATGACGCGAAGGCGCAAGAGGTCGCTGAACAGTTGGCAGAGATGGTCGGGGCGGAGGCCAaactgttggatattgtgCTTGGGTTGAAGGGGTCGATCACCTCAGAGGACAGTGGGACTCGGCGTAAGGCTTTGAACTGTCTGTCCTCCGTGTTGGCGTGTTTGGACTCTGATAAGTTGCCAAGGAACGAAATCGAGGTCATGTGCCAGTTCTACAACAGTAAGCTGGACGACGAGTTGCTCGCGCTGGAGACGCTGTCCGGGTTTAGGTCGCTTTGTAGGATGGTGTGTGTGACTGGGCAGCAGGTCTCCGCTCTCATGAAGTGGTTGACAGATGAATACGTCCCCAGTAGGTATTTAGCCGCGGTCAGGTTTGTACCCTTCCAAATCCTAGACGGCATTTACCACAATAAATTCAAAGACGGGCAGATCGTTAACGGTAAATTGACggaacagtttgttcagGCGTATATTAACGTGGCTTCAGGGGAGAAGGACCCGAGaaacttgttgttgtctttccaattgaacgaAAGGATATCAACGTCGCTCCCAGCGGCCAATTCCCATAGACAAGAGTTGTTCGATATCCTGTTCTCGTACTTCCCGATAACTTTCAGACCTCCGAAGAATGACCCGTACAAGATCGCCAATGTGGACTTGAAGTTGGCACTGAGGTCCGCTCTATCGGCAGCACCCATGTTTGCTCAGGATGCCTTTGGAAATCTCGTCGATAAATTGAGTGCATCTTCGCCGACAGTGAAACAGGATACTCTGTTGACTCTGAAACGGTGTATTGAGAATTTTGGGGGACAAGCTTGTGCGGATGACTGGTTACCCATTTGGAAagctttgaaatttgaAGTGATGCATTCTGTGGATGATAACGATGACTCTCTAGCACTGGCGAAAGTTACCCCCCCAAATGCACAAAAGGAGGATGAGTCCACTATCAACAATTACCAAACGGCACTGGATGTCATTAGAACGCTTTCCAGAGTGTTACAACAGTTCAATGACAAGGTATTCGACACCTTTTTCACTCATGCCCTAGAAGATTTGAAACCAAACTTTGATCTGGGCAAGTCATTGAAGCAAAGTTGTGCGATATTTTCTGCTATTGGGAGCTCAAACAAGGCAACTTTCGATAAAACTATTGAGAGTGTCTTGCCCCTATTCCTGGTGAACACCACAGAGGTCCCAAAATTGAAACTTCTCTTAATGAAtctgtccttcttcttgggttcGTATATACAAGTGTTTGGAGAAACGCAGGCTGATCAACATGCAGTGGAAGTACCAGATAATAAATTGGCATCTTACAAAGATGAGATACTGATGATACTGGGGATGGCTCTCACTGGTAACTCCAAGATAGAAGTAACGGTACGGACTTTGTCCGTAATTCAGTTCACGAAACTGATCAAGATGAAGGGGTATTTGACGGACGAGGAGATTGCACTGATTGTTCAGTACTTGACGGAAACCATCCTCACTGAtaacaacaagaacatttATTTCGCCTGTTTGGAAGGTTTAAAAGTGATCAGCGAATTCTACGAGCAGCTGGTGTACTCTGTATCATTGAAGCAGATGCTAGATCTTTTGCCCAACAGTTTCAACGGTCTTCCAGAGTTCCACAACGGCGAATACATTACAATAGAAaccattttgaagattATTTTAGACTTCACCACTTCGAGACATATCCTAGTCAAAGAGAGTATCGTTGCCCTGTGTAGCAAATTGCTGGATGTTGTGGTGAGAGACGCAGCGAGATCTTCAGACTACTGTTTCTTGCTGCTTTCCACACTGCTTTCGTTATACGACAACAACATTGTCCTGATGACACCAGAGACCCTGGTATCGATCAAAAAATTAGTGGAACCAGTgctcttccaaatcttGGAGATGAAAGACGATAAAAGTGTCATTGGAGATGACTACAATTTCCCGCTATTCTCGACGCTATTTTATTTCATTAATTTGAAGGGAGTGGACGACACGCAGTTGCAACGGTATACCGATGTGCTCATCAAAGAGTACAAAATATTGGAGAAATACCCATGCCGGTACATCATGCCCTATGTAAAAATTTTATCCGCATTGGATAAAACATGCGTATTTGAACAATCAGGGGAAGTGTTCCACAGAACAGTTGAGCTACTAAGAGCTGATGGTAATATCCCTCAAGTGGAAAAGGTAGGGTATTTGGAATTTTTGATGGTCTTGACTAATAAATGGTTGTCAGATGATGAGATTGAAAGGGAAATGGACTTGGAACTGCATAGCGATAtaaatttgaagattttgacCTGGGTGGGTAAAGGTCTAGTGATGAGGAGCTCGAAGTTAGGGcccaaaattttgaaacagttcaTCGAGCTTTTGAGCGACAAACAGTCCGGTGCTTTGGTCtccaaactgtttgaagTCTTTGTAATTGACATCAACACGATGAAAAGATACAAAGGTTGCGGTACAGCTAATAATGTCAAGGCACTGTACAAACAAAAGTTTTTTAGTGACATATTCAAAACGCTTGTGGCGCTATACAGGAGTAATGCAGATATGGATATCAAGTGTAATTGTTTAACGGCACTGTCTATGGTATTGAAACACACGCCAAGCCAGCTAATTGAGCCCTTCATGAACGACTTACTCCCCATGCTACTTCAGGCGCTGGAGATGCCGAACTCGGAAGTGAGGGTCTCGTCGTTAGAAACATTGTCGGACGTGactgaaaagtttcaccAACTCATCACGGAACACACGAGTACGTTGATCCCATTGTTACTGAAATTGGTCGTGCCAGGTACACACAACAACGCTGCTGTGCGCCTAATGTCGCTGAAACTGCTCGAGGTTATTGCCGCCGTGGTTCCACTAAACTATTGTCTGGAGTTCAAAGAGCAAGTGATAGTTGGGTTATTGAAACCTCTATCGGATAAGAAAAGAATCATTCGTAAACAGTCCATCGATACTAGACAAGTTTACTTCGAGTTAGGGCAAGTCCCCTTTGAATGA
- the FKH2 gene encoding forkhead family transcription factor FKH2 (similar to Saccharomyces cerevisiae FKH1 (YIL131C) and FKH2 (YNL068C); ancestral locus Anc_2.230) — protein MSGSYYNHSYSQEQHQGLINLVISTLDTPEEPTIVSKHYSNERNIASEIQAYAKISGRDWTYYVKNLEVSIGRDTESNFDVLPPLNDAHGGAETADGVGIDLGPAKVVSRKHAFVKYNIQAGCWELHVAGRNGAKVNFQRVHSGPNAPPVPLTSGTILDIGGTQMIFILPDQTPVLSDLAIENVIPKLVSVCGADGNTNNRLINDLIKNSKYANQDIDQRLRQQNQDGSYNQQDQVRIFKMYSSTSPNQSQFQNFNGNGQFVPQTELSGPTTIVNREFLSSNNSQQMKNSTAVNLQRLNALTVNGFPHAMDFATDLSLDENRTVKPPHSYATMITQAILSSAEGIISLADIYRFISTNYAYYRFAKTGWQNSIRHNLSLNKAFEKVPRRPNEPGKGMKWRISETFQTEFLDAWYTGKLAKIKRGSSVFRQLQMHMSKYNQLPGQKESGDRERGHSTTSSMSSANSRKTDPISSATSSNMNPLQHPLPPLAPPYHQQNQLPHIDAQNGVQEAVNGGNAPTYGPNPSETPKMNDKNNTTNASGRMLPFVTKNTNETANGMERGTRAVETINTILPSITTSIAGLGPSHSASSSGASLLTMPTSNNGSRVSLSGGTSASGGHTATSTNSANTIHANGGPSAGYDSLIRSPTKAFQVTAMEAYTPERGSAVNHQNKSPKELNDAIYGDSKKLGGTGTKLTPSSSKSQNTVRSSPGVWNLLQFSSVNSTPAVISGAGTKSDDESDKRQDANGETHDMDEKDIASPPPEESKA, from the coding sequence ATGTCAGGTAGCTATTATAACCATTCATACAGCCAGGAACAGCACCAAGGGTTGATCAATCTAGTCATCTCTACACTGGACACTCCAGAGGAGCCCACGATCGTTTCGAAACATTATTCAAACGAGAGGAATATCGCTAGTGAGATTCAGGCGTACGCTAAGATTTCGGGGAGAGATTGGACATATTACGTGAAAAACTTGGAGGTCTCCATAGGGAGAGACACGGAGAGTAATTTCGATGTCTTGCCGCCACTGAATGACGCCCATGGGGGGGCAGAGACTGCGGATGGTGTAGGGATCGATTTGGGTCCAGCGAAAGTCGTTTCGAGGAAACATGCATTTGTGAAATATAATATACAAGCCGGTTGTTGGGAGTTACATGTCGCCGGTAGGAATGGTGCCAAAGTGAATTTCCAAAGAGTACACTCGGGTCCCAATGCACCACCGGTGCCACTGACTTCAGGTACGATACTGGACATAGGTGGTACGCAGATGATATTTATACTGCCGGACCAGACACCTGTACTGTCTGACCTTGCTATAGAGAACGTTATCCCCAAACTTGTCAGTGTGTGTGGTGCAGATGGTAACACAAACAACAGACTCATCAATGATCTCATTAAAAACTCGAAATACGCCAACCAAGATATCGATCAGCGATTACGACAACAGAACCAAGATGGTAGTTACAACcaacaagatcaagttcgtatcttcaaaatgtacaGCAGTACAAGCCCAAACCAATCACAATTCCAAAATTTCAACGGTAATGGACAATTTGTGCCCCAGACAGAACTGTCTGGTCCCACCACAATCGTCAATAGAGAATTTTTGAGTTCTAACAACTCGCAACAGATGAAGAACTCAACAGCGGTAAACTTACAAAGACTCAACGCATTGACCGTGAATGGGTTCCCACACGCAATGGATTTTGCTACCGATTTATCCCTAGATGAGAACAGGACAGTGAAACCACCACATTCATACGCTACAATGATCACACAGGCAATACTGTCCAGTGCAGAAGGTATCATCTCCTTAGCCGATATTTACAGATTCATCTCCACCAATTATGCATACTACAGGTTCGCAAAGACAGGATGGCAAAACTCGATTAGGCACAATCTGTCCCTAAACAAAGCCTTTGAGAAAGTCCCCAGAAGACCGAATGAGCCGGGGAAAGGTATGAAGTGGCGCATCAGTGAGACGTTCCAGACAGAGTTCTTGGACGCTTGGTATACGGGGAAACTAGCCAAGATTAAGAGAGGGTCATCCGTATTCAGACAGTTGCAAATGCATATGTCGAAATATAACCAACTACCTGGACAGAAAGAGTCAGGTGATAGGGAAAGGGGCCATTCCACAACATCCAGTATGAGTTCCGCCAACTCGAGGAAGACTGACCCTATAAGCTCTGCTACAAGCAGTAACATGAACCCGCTACAACACCCACTACCCCCACTGGCACCACCATACCATCAACAAAATCAACTACCACATATTGATGCACAGAATGGGGTACAAGAGGCGGTAAACGGTGGTAATGCTCCAACTTACGGTCCGAATCCCAGTGAAACCCCCAAGATGAATGATAAAAACAACACTACTAATGCTAGTGGACGAATGTTGCCCTTCGTGACGAAGAATACTAACGAAACTGCTAACGGCATGGAACGAGGCACCAGGGCCGTAGAGACGATCAATACCATCCTCCCCAGTATAACGACATCTATCGCAGGGTTGGGACCTTCGCACTCTGCATCCTCCTCGGGGGCTAGTCTGCTGACAATGCCGACGTCAAACAATGGTTCTCGCGTATCTCTATCGGGGGGCACCTCGGCCTCTGGTGGGCACACGGCGACATCGACGAATTCCGCTAACACGATACATGCGAACGGTGGTCCCTCAGCTGGTTACGACTCGCTGATACGATCGCCCACAAAGGCTTTCCAAGTCACTGCGATGGAAGCGTACACCCCTGAGCGTGGTAGTGCTGTCAACCACCAGAACAAATCTCCGAAAGAATTGAACGATGCAATCTACGGTGATTCCAAGAAACTCGGCGGCACGGGCACGAAATTGACACCATCTAGCAGCAAATCACAGAACACAGTGAGGAGTTCCCCTGGCGTGTGGAATCTACTCCAATTTAGTTCCGTCAATAGTACACCGGCGGTTATATCTGGTGCTGGGACGAAAAGTGACGATGAGAGTGATAAACGGCAAGACGCGAACGGCGAGACGCACGATATGGACGAGAAGGATATTGCTTCTCCCCCCCCTGAAGAGTCAAAGGCCTAA
- the RPL16B gene encoding 60S ribosomal protein uL13 (similar to Saccharomyces cerevisiae RPL16A (YIL133C) and RPL16B (YNL069C); ancestral locus Anc_2.228) — MSTFEPVVVVDGKGHLVGRLASIVAKQLLEGQKIVVVRAEALNISGEFFRNKLKYHDYLRKSTVFNKTRGPFHFRAPSRIFYKAVRGMISHKTARGKAALERLKVFEGIPPPYDKKKRVVVPNALRILRLKPGRKYTTLSKLSSSVGWKYEDVVAKLEEKRKVRSAEYYAKKRSFNKKVLAANGAAAESDVAKQLATFGY, encoded by the coding sequence ATGTCCACTTTCGAaccagttgttgttgtcgaCGGTAAGGGCCATTTGGTCGGTCGTCTAGCCTCCATTGTTGCTAAGCAATTGTTGGAAGGTCAAAAGATTGTTGTTGTCAGAGCCGAGGCTTTGAACATCTCTGGTGAGTTCTTCAGAAACAAGTTAAAGTACCACGACTACTTGAGGAAGTCCAccgttttcaacaagacCAGAGGTCCATTCCATTTCAGAGCCCCATCCAGAATCTTCTACAAGGCTGTCCGTGGTATGATTTCCCACAAGACTGCCCGTGGTAAAGCCGCTTTGGAAAGATTAAAGGTTTTCGAAGGTATCCCACCTCCATacgacaagaagaagagagtCGTTGTTCCAAACGCCTTGAGAATCTTGAGATTGAAGCCTGGTAGAAAGTACACCACTTTGAGCAAATTGTCCTCCTCCGTCGGGTGGAAGTACGAAGACGTTGTCGCCAAGttggaagagaagagaaaagtCAGATCTGCCGAATACTACGCCAAGAAGAGATcgttcaacaagaaggtTCTTGCTGCCAACGGTGCCGCCGCCGAGTCCGACGTTGCCAAGCAATTGGCCACCTTCGGTTACTAA
- the TOM7 gene encoding Tom7p (similar to Saccharomyces cerevisiae TOM7 (YNL070W); ancestral locus Anc_2.226), which produces MNFLSSFILSDESKERVSKILSLSHTVAHYGWIPFILYLGWTQTSNKPNLLNLLSPLPSV; this is translated from the coding sequence ATGAACTTTCTTTCATCTTTTATTTTGAGTGATGAATCCAAGGAGAGAGTGTCCAAAATCCTCAGTCTGAGCCACACGGTGGCCCACTACGGTTGGATCCCATTCATTTTGTACCTCGGCTGGACGCAGACATCGAACAAGCCAAACTTGTTGAATCTGCTGTCCCCGTTGCCCAGTGTCTGA
- the LAT1 gene encoding dihydrolipoyllysine-residue acetyltransferase (similar to Saccharomyces cerevisiae LAT1 (YNL071W); ancestral locus Anc_2.225): MLRRSLPCAARCATLFSAARTQLRFQLRCYASYPAHTVIGMPALSPTMTQGNLANWVKKEGDALAPGDVIAEIETDKAQMDFEFQEDGFLAKILVPDGTKDIPVNKPIGVYVEDANDVPAFKDFKLEDATTTSTAAASPSAEQPAKESENAKEPEKRPVLSSGAAAATGSAPAAGSEGRIIASPLAKTIALEKGVSLRQVTGTGPHGRIVKADVEQFLANKPAGENAPAPTPAQSKAGFAAAASPAPPVAAGGKYKDIEVTQMRGIIADRLLQSTQSIPSYIVSTNVSVSKLSKLRKSLNATSNGNYKLSINDLLIKIITVAAKRVPEANSYWMGNEKVIRQFENVDVSVAVATPSGLLTPIVKNADTKGLTAISREVKELAGRAKINKLKPEEFQGGTICISNMGMNHAVNMFTSIINPPQSTILAVGTLQKIAVEDAAAEHGFTFDEQITITGTFDHRTIDGAKAGEFMRELKRVTENPLELLL, encoded by the coding sequence ATGTTACGGAGAAGTCTGCCCTGTGCGGCGAGGTGTGCGACGCTTTTCAGCGCGGCAAGGACGCAATTGAGGTTCCAGTTGAGATGCTACGCATCGTATCCGGCACACACGGTCATCGGGATGCCCGCGTTGTCGCCTACCATGACCCAGGGGAACCTGGCCAACTGGGTGAAGAAGGAGGGTGATGCTCTCGCGCCCGGCGATGTTATTGCCGAGATCGAAACGGATAAGGCGCAGATGGACTTTGAGTTTCAGGAGGACGGGTTCTTGGCGAAGATCCTGGTCCCGGATGGAACCAAGGACATCCCAGTGAACAAGCCAATAGGTGTGTACGTCGAGGACGCTAATGATGTCCCCGCGTTCAAGGACTTCAAGCTTGAAGATGCTACTACTACTtctactgctgctgcatcCCCCTCTGCGGAACAGCCCGCGAAGGAGTCCGAGAACGCCAAGGAGCCCGAGAAGCGCCCCGTGCTCTCTTCTGGAGCTGCTGCAGCGACTGGTTCAGCACCCGCCGCTGGTTCCGAGGGAAGGATTATTGCCTCGCCGCTCGCTAAGACGATTGCCCTTGAGAAGGGGGTCTCGTTGAGACAGGTCACGGGCACGGGCCCTCATGGTAGAATAGTGAAAGCTGAcgttgaacagttcttggCTAACAAGCCGGCAGGGGAGAATGCACCCGCACCCACGCCCGCTCAATCGAAGGCGGGTTTtgccgctgctgcttcaCCAGCACCACCGGTGGCTGCGGGCGGGAAGTATAAGGACATCGAGGTGACGCAAATGAGGGGGATCATCGCTGACAGACTGTTACAGTCTACGCAGTCGATCCCCTCGTACATTGTTTCGACGAACGTGTCCGTGTCCAAGTTGAGCAAGTTGCGGAAGTCGCTGAACGCGACGAGCAACGGCAACTACAAGCTCTCGATAAACGACCTCCTTATTAAGATCATCACCGTGGCCGCCAAACGTGTGCCCGAGGCGAACTCGTACTGGATGGGCAATGAGAAAGTGATCAGGCAGTTTGAGAACGTCGACGTGTCCGTCGCAGTGGCCACCCCGTCCGGTTTGCTGACGCCAATAGTCAAAAACGCGGACACTAAGGGTTTGACGGCGATCTCGAGGGAGGTCAAGGAGTTGGCCGGACGCGCCAAGATCAACAAGCTGAAACCCGAAGAGTTCCAAGGCGGTACCATCTGTATCTCGAACATGGGGATGAACCACGCGGTCAACATGTTCACCTCGATCATCAACCCGCCCCAATCCACCATTCTCGCGGTGGGGACTTTGCAGAAGATTGCAGTGGAGGATGCCGCCGCGGAACATGGTTTCACATTCGACGAACAGATCACCATCACAGGTACTTTCGACCACAGAACGATCGACGGAGCCAAAGCGGGAGAGTTCATGAGAGAACTGAAGCGCGTGACAGAAAACCCGCTCGAACTCTTGCTCTGA
- the RNH201 gene encoding ribonuclease H2 catalytic subunit RNH201 (similar to Saccharomyces cerevisiae RNH201 (YNL072W); ancestral locus Anc_2.224), producing the protein MLPPTVQESIGSLHSTSFFSAVPDRLLEADDNDPVILGVDEAGRGPVVGPMVYGVAYCKRSYEEDFIKRNYEFDDSKKLTDPVRRSLFEKMYGSAEISELGYATTVITATDISSGMSRFPPSKQYNLNEQAHNVTMDLIQGCLDRGVKLHHVYVDTVGPPVSYQKKLEDRFPQQRFTVTKKADSLFCVVSVASVVAKVTRDILVESLGYADIGSGYPSDPRTKQWLRDHQMDLFGWPNHVVRFSWQTCRTLLEGNPHGVQIQWEEDFISTKKTMHKQWELQQLRDMDDPRSITLDNWYKRD; encoded by the coding sequence ATGCTCCCCCCCACCGTGCAAGAGTCAATTGGATCTTTACACTCCACGTCGTTTTTCTCTGCTGTTCCAGACCGCTTGCTGGAGGCAGACGACAACGATCCTGTGATTCTCGGCGTGGACGAGGCCGGTCGCGGTCCCGTTGTCGGTCCCATGGTCTACGGTGTTGCGTACTGCAAGAGGAGCTATGAGGAGGATTTCATCAAGAGGAATTACGAGTTTGACGACTCGAAGAAGTTGACGGACCCTGTGCGCCGAAGTCTGTTTGAGAAGATGTACGGCTCCGCGGAGATCAGCGAGCTCGGGTACGCCACCACTGTGATCACCGCGACGGATATATCTTCAGGGATGTCGCGGTTCCCTCCCTCGAAACAGTACAATCTGAACGAACAAGCTCACAATGTCACAATGGATTTGATCCAGGGGTGTCTCGACCGCGGTGTCAAGCTGCACCACGTGTACGTGGACACTGTGGGCCCCCCCGTCTCGTaccagaagaaactggaggaCCGGTTCCCTCAACAGCGGTTCACCGTCACGAAGAAGGCGGACTCGCTTTTCTGCGTGGTCAGCGTCGCCAGTGTCGTTGCGAAAGTCACTAGAGACATACTTGTCGAGTCTCTAGGGTACGCGGATATCGGGTCAGGGTACCCGTCGGACCCGAGAACGAAACAGTGGCTGAGGGATCACCAGATGGATCTCTTCGGCTGGCCAAACCATGTTGTTCGTTTCTCATGGCAGACTTGTAGGACACTCCTCGAGGGGAACCCACACGGAGTGCAGATACAATGGGAGGAGGATTTCATCAGCACGAAGAAGACCATGCACAAGCAGTGGGAACTCCAGCAGTTGCGCGACATGGACGACCCGCGCTCGATTACTCTCGACAACTGGTACAAAAGAGATTGA
- the MSK1 gene encoding lysine--tRNA ligase MSK1 (similar to Saccharomyces cerevisiae MSK1 (YNL073W); ancestral locus Anc_2.223), whose translation MLLRCGGRVSRRSAGAALWSCRCRCISSNVRVDTSTLEVTRRNELVAADPQRFFPSMTQWDDAGQYTRVSVAEFSRRFGYLTAVGQDAREARDRTSLHGRIRNIRLSGKKICFIDLVENEVGPGGALLPTRESQTQIIVNFSKLQPPVDAEQFANHIDLLRRNDYVRCVGVPGVSASRAQNLSLICEQLPDLLAPIQSPLPSKLLDQTKINNNRVVQYQICPTDLERLVLRSKMIQLLRTFLTRTQGFIEVETPILSAKANGANATPFSVTTKFDNKNLELRVAPELWLKRLIISGLSKIFEIGKVFRNEGIDSTHNPEFTMLEFYQTYASMEDLIRLSQDLFKYVLLHLRDSLPSHSNESTLTRLIMTLEENDWQFKRVEFLTTLSAEMERDFTSVDLNNARELLKMIPEETCSVLFPGAQLRTLSPPQILNKLCSHYIEDRHCQSIHPTLIYHHPLAMSPLAKTNPLDPQTTKRFELFIEGKEYVNAYEEENCPSIQLQNFMKQHEQQLQSRDNELLRVDHGYIEAMKSGMPPTGGFGLGVDRLCMLLLDADRIEEVLPFGSLDDVNRQ comes from the coding sequence ATGCTGTTGCGGTGCGGTGGACGTGTGAGTCGTCGGTCTGCTGGTGCGGCGTTGTGGAGTTGCAGGTGCAGGTGTATATCCTCGAATGTCCGGGTTGACACAAGCACACTGGAGGTGACGCGGCGGAACGAGCTTGTTGCGGCGGACCCGCAGCGGTTCTTCCCCTCGATGACACAGTGGGACGATGCCGGGCAGTACACCCGTGTCTCTGTTGCCGAGTTTTCTCGGAGGTTCGGTTATCTGACTGCGGTGGGGCAAGATGCCCGCGAGGCGCGGGACCGTACGTCGTTGCACGGCAGGATACGGAACATCAGGCTGTCAGGGAAGAAGATATGCTTCATTGATCTGGTGGAGAACGAGGTTGGCCCCGGGGGGGCACTTCTGCCCACGCGGGAAAGCCAAACACAGATCATAGTGAATTTCAGCAAGTTGCAACCACCGGTGGACGCTGAACAGTTTGCCAACCACATAGATCTTTTGAGGAGGAACGACTACGTTAGGTGTGTTGGTGTTCCCGGTGTCTCTGCGTCGAGGGCGCAGAACCTGTCTCTGATATGCGAGCAATTGCCAGATTTACTGGCGCCCATCCAGTCGCCGCTGCCCTCGAAACTGTTGGACCAGACAAAGATAAACAACAACAGGGTGGTCCAATACCAGATTTGCCCGACAGATCTAGAGAGACTCGTGTTGAGGTCGAAAATGATCCAGTTGCTCAGAACGTTTTTGACGAGGACGCAGGGGTTCATAGAGGTGGAGACTCCGATCTTGTCCGCGAAGGCGAATGGCGCAAACGCGACACCCTTCTCCGTGACGACGAAATTCGACAACAAGAATCTGGAGCTGCGCGTGGCACCGGAGCTGTGGTTGAAGCGGCTGATCATTAGTGGACTCAGCAAGATCTTCGAAATCGGGAAAGTGTTCCGGAACGAGGGGATCGACAGCACTCATAACCCGGAGTTCACCATGTTAGAATTCTACCAAACGTACGCATCGATGGAGGATCTCATTCGATTGTCCCAAgacttgttcaagtacgTACTGTTGCACTTACGGGACAGTTTGCCATCCCATTCCAACGAGAGTACGCTGACCAGGTTGATCATGACTttggaggagaacgacTGGCAGTTTAAAAGGGTCGAGTTTTTGACCACGTTATCAGCTGAGATGGAACGCGACTTTACCAGCGTGGATCTGAACAATGCTCGAGAGTTGCTCAAGATGATTCCAGAAGAGACATGCTCCGTACTGTTCCCCGGTGCCCAATTGAGGACTCTGTCCCCGCCGCAAATCCTGAACAAACTGTGCTCGCATTACATAGAGGACCGCCATTGCCAATCGATCCACCCAACGCTGATCTACCACCACCCGCTTGCCATGTCTCCTCTGGCGAAGACAAACCCGCTGGACCCGCAGACGACAAAACGGTTCGAACTGTTCATCGAGGGTAAAGAGTACGTGAACGCgtacgaggaggagaactGTCCCTCGATCCAATTGCAGAATTTCATGAAGCAGCACGAGCAGCAACTGCAGTCAAGGGACAACGAGCTTCTCAGGGTCGATCACGGGTACATAGAGGCCATGAAGTCCGGGATGCCGCCGACGGGCGGGTTCGGTCTGGGAGTCGACAGACTGTGtatgctgctgctggatGCGGACAGGATTGAAGAAGTGCTCCCCTTTGGATCCCTTGACGACGTGAACAGACAGTGA